One Anastrepha obliqua isolate idAnaObli1 chromosome 6, idAnaObli1_1.0, whole genome shotgun sequence DNA window includes the following coding sequences:
- the LOC129250032 gene encoding uncharacterized protein LOC129250032: MIFQLQVSRFLYANDSKWNIVIIIRLQIFEWIKTGSHNKQQIVIAATDAQHACPADYMCACRVHDANSSWCGSSMLVLQLMCVRVGCLTLISKIFDFHYAKADNKYV, encoded by the exons ATGATTTTCCAACTACAAGTGTCACGGTTTCTGTACGCAAATGATTCCAAATggaatattgtaataataatcagactacaaatattt gaGTGGATAAAAACTGGAAGTCACAATAAGCAGCAGATAGTAATAGCTGCTACAGACGCTCAACATGCATGTCCAGCAgattatatgtgtgcgtgtcgggtgcatgACGCTAATAGCTCCTGGTGCGGCTCAAGCATGCTTGTTCTGCAgcttatgtgtgtgcgtgtcgggtgcttgacgctaatatctaaaatttttgattttcattatgcaaaagccgacaacaagtatgtgtga